The sequence below is a genomic window from Dermacentor silvarum isolate Dsil-2018 unplaced genomic scaffold, BIME_Dsil_1.4 Seq1024, whole genome shotgun sequence.
TTTCAGCCAAGGTCTGCAGATGCCTGACATGCACATACCTGGCACAGTCATGCGTTCAAGGCGATAAGTGGGCAGCGAAGAGCATTCACGGGTGATGTAGTAGCCAACGTCCCGAAAGTCCAGGATGGGGGGCGTCACAACGCGCATCCGCTCACGCACTATCTCCGTGTCCACGTCATAGTAGCCAGCCTAGGTGTGAAAAGAGAAACGAGGGAaacagattttcttttttttgcatgcaaGACAACTATTTTCTAAGTCGAGGCATTATTTTATTGACAAATACAAGCCTTCTCCTAATATTAATTTAAATTTTGCAGTATTAAGTGCCAAGACGATACAATTATGAGGCAGGCCAtggtggggtactccggattcattctgaccagctggggttctttataaagggcacctaaatttaagtagaCAAGCATTTTCCCGTTTTGCCCCCACAGAAATGCGGCCAGGATTGGCTCCACGATTCCAACCTCagtagcgcaatgccatagccacgaAGCTACCGCAGCGGGTAAGTTTTTTCGTATGCGAAAGGGGCACAACCAAGAGCATCTTTGACAACCTTGTTGTCTACTCATGAGTTGCACAGCACATAAAAATGGGAAAAGAAAGTAGACTGTTAAATATCGCTACGTTATAAGATGTTGTTATGCaaacgaaggattaagcactggagactatttacaatgtatatttacaaaagacaacTGCAGGGCTGGCCAGTTCGGCCGACAGCTTGAGAGCAAGAAGCAGTCTGTCTTCTTCGTCTGGCGCCCCCGTGCATcatccacaagaaacacgcaatatgcatgtatcaatatgatGCAATAAAATGAACCTAATATATAAATTTACTTCTGTTTTAAATGTGCTTCTGCAAATGCAAAATGTACTGTGCAAAGCTGCCTGCCAATGGTGGATTCAGCGGGGCCTGCTTCGCAGCAATGAAATCGTAAGCTACCATTGTGAAAATCTGATAAGGGTAGCTGGAGCTATGCGGAATGTGAAGCCGCACAATGCTTAGAAGCTCACCCGCATCTTGACAATCAGGTCGAAAAGCGAGTGTGGGGGCAGGACGAGGCTGCGGTTGAGAGGCATCACGAAGCACCGGCGTCCCTCTACATCCACGATTCCCGTTTTGTTGGCCGCAAAGTCGTGAATGAAACGTCCTCGTCGGCCATGGGAGAAGTCAGGCACCTCTATCTCTTCGTACTGTTCGTACTCCAAATCCAGGTCAAATCGTTCCTGTGCATCAAAAGGGCGAAAGTATTATAGCAGTTGAAGACAAATTcaaattccgaaaaaaaaaaaaaaaaaaaaaaacgggaatcGCAAGAGGCACAGACTACTACTTTTGGAAGCAGGAGTGACGTGACATCATTAGTACAGAGCAGCAAAACTGATGTGGACCTAGCCTTTGACCCCACGAAATACGTGAAACAGTTATCTGAAGCTAACAATGCTTTTACTGCATCAAGAACACATAAATATCTTGTGAATTTGACTTGAACAGTGCAAGAGGCATGGGAAAACGCAATACATGATATCCAGGGATCACAGCCTTTGACCTGTGCTATATAGTATACCACACTTTGGCCACAGTAGGCAATAGTAGGCCGAGTAGCATGTTGGCTATCCAGTCGAACCCGTTTATAACGAACTTGATAGTTATGCGAAAAGCAGTCGTTATATCCGTATTTCGTTATATATGGACTTGcccttaaaaatgaaaaaaaaaaaaaaaaaaaattgaactgcatTGAAGCTGACATCAGCAGTAGCAATTCAGTAGCGAGTCAGtctgaaaaccagattttcagtgtaATTTTTATTCCAGGTGCGTTCccgcacctagctgcaaacttGCGTCAAAAACGGCCATTTAAATAACGAAATGCGGCGTCGTACATTTCGAAACTGCAAGCAcagccaccattttttttttcgagagcttgtgatatattttactactAGCTTGGCATGACAAGCACAAGAGAGCGAAGTGTTCCAGTTGGGCGAAAGCGTCAACTTCGGAAACTACCGCGATATTCCGCCCTTCTGAGAAGGTCTTAGACATCCTGGTCTCGGCATTACGACTGCACATCAGCCACACAAGAGCCGTAAAATTGTTATCTATGTCGCAtcgaggtgaaaaaaaaaaaaaaaaatgcgacattCGAAAATTAAACATCACCAGGGACCATTATCAGCCATCAGCGAAGCACAAACGATGTACCACTGAACCGAGATCTCCTGATAACAGCGTATTAACTGCCAAGCCTTCGTGACATTGCATGGTGGCAGCACGTGGTGCAGCATTCTCGCCGACTCGGGCAGTGTCAACAGAACACTTGAGCGATCGTTGTTCCCATGATGGAAAGACAGATGGTGGTTCCAAATCGTTGGAACAGGCGTAATGCACGTGGTGCCGCACGGACAATTGCGCAAAAACAAGAGTGACGCCGTCGTGGCATCCGATATCGCACCGGTGCATGCGCCAGTGCACACCCCTGcgccatgctgtttatgctgtaGATGCTGTACATCTCCACCCTGGAGGCGTGCCTTGAAAGCGCATGAGCTTCATCGCGGCTTCCAAAATCTACGCGCAGCAGTCACTCGCTCATCTTGAAggttgtatcatcatcatcatcattgcaaTTGGACTCGAGCGGGGCACGCGCGCTGCTGTGTGCCATTTGGTTGCACTTACCTGCTTTGGTACTTCGTGTGTGCCCTTTTTTTTACCGTGACTAGGTTCGAAGCGTTCGTTGCAACAGTCTGGCAATTAAAGAAATTCTCTTTACATCACGACACAGTTTCAATAGGCAGGGTCAGAAAATTGTAAATACATTGAATTGTGGTCATTATAACCGATAGGTTGTCATATCTGGGATATGACAATCTATATATATCTGGTGTGAATGATAGCTGCATAGCATAACTACAAGTACTCAGTGTTAAGCTTATAAATGTGTGATAACAACCTATGCCGTTTCTTCTGTCCTTAAATATACATACGAGAAGTAGATAAAGCACTATGAAAGTCGCCACTGCTTCCTGGTAACACTGCTCTGCGATGGAAATGAGATCCTCCTCTTCACACTAGACTTGAAGCCTTGTGCCCCTTGGGCATTCTCTTTATATCTGTAAGTACACTGCAAAAAACTTGCAGATAATTTTCACTAAATTACATAAATGCTGTTCAGGTAATACCGGGTAcattcgattcacctgcaccacctgAACCCGTTCACAAGGTTCAGGTGGTGTTTAAAACCAGAGGTTGCTTAAAAAGGTGCAGGACTGATTCCCTATTCTGCTGCACCCCCTCTACTGTCAGTGCCAATTTGGTACAGATGTACTAGTGCGAaacagcagcgcagcagacgacacagcacacatgtgCAAGCACCGTTAAAACCCCGCTGACGTGAACCTGTGCCGTGTCTATGCAAGTGCGGCAGTATTTATGCCTCAGAAGCCGACCAGACCATACcagcagttcaggacctctcaaacttacacACTCTATGCACATTAGTCGCACTAACATGATGCCTACACCACGTCTGCATATTGGCACTGAATTCAAGCGTGGCGCTGTGCTTGCACCACACAAATCGAGcagcacaatttctgaacttcacGTGAACCACtgcgaactggttcacagtggtgcagcaATTCACAGTGGTGCAGGATTCAGCAACATTGCAACATAATAAAAGAGGAGACCGATGAAGTTTGCTTCATAATCTGCACACAATTTATCTTTATCAGATGCTTAGCGCTGTCATTCTTGTTTGCACTTGCTGCCTAATTACAGATGTACAACAATGTACATCAAGACATGGTATACAAATGTGGCAAAAGTAAGAAAGTTCTTTTTTCTCGAATTCTAAAACTGAAGCAGCAGATTAGCTTCATATTGTTAACAGCGTGTTCAaaggggctggttggttcatcattagaaaaatacagaaacagcgcgacacaggCCGAATGAAGAGCACAGGAGAGAGCGCTGTGTCCTGTGCAGCGCTCTGTCCTGTGCTCTTCATttgtcctgtgtcgcgctgtttctgTATTTCTCTAGCTTCATATTCACACGCCAACTGCACTTTGTAGGACACAACTAAAGAGGTTGAGCACACAGGAAAAAGCAGCAGTACAAACATTCCAGAAGTAGACAGAGAGTGTAGTAGCAAATCTTTTAACTTAGTATAGTCCTGCAATACCTAACAATAAAGGTGTAAAATGTGTCCAGCAATAGAGGGCATCACCTGGTGAGTACAGTGGAATCCCGATTATACGACTGAGGGGACCACGCAAAACTGTTGTATAATCCTGGTGtcgtataatcgaaaaactaagaatataggcagtgaaGCTCAGTCATGCCCAAAAACAGGTAGAGACCGCCTGAAAGCCCATGccacgaacctgcactgcttccaaggaaggtagattaaattatttaaaattaCTGTATTAATTCAATTGTAACGCGAGTTTCTTTTTTCATGATTTTgttgcttgaactcgaccctTGCGTTACAGTCGAATAACAgcaaaattgaccattttaaaACAATCTAAATCCCGCGATTTTCAGcattacgttggcaacctgtaactttacgtcTCGATCCAATCCACAGACAAGTCGACTGAAGtcagaacttgtttttggttggaatcgacACTGTTTTCAGTGTGGTAGTGGCTGGTTACGATGCTGCAATACTCAACGGCATTTTGTGGTTCGACTGCGTTCCTTCGTGATGTTATGGCGACACAGCGTATTCGGTATGACGGTCacttcgagagacgagcaattttgatgactGAGGAGCGGGGAAAAAAGTCCACCACAGCTTGGTGTCTCGACGTCTACGATTTGCGGATGGCGGGACCAGCGGCAGGCCCGCTTTAAATGCGAGGCCAGTCGGGAAAGCTCTGTGAAACTTGAAGTGGCTTGGTACTGACCCTGAATGAAATGAGTGTGCGGTCTTTTAAGTAGTACTTAAATCTCAAGCAAGCTCGGCGGCACGTAAGATGAGGGAAGGCTCGCAAAACCCCTCGAAATATACTGCCGACAGCTCTCTTGGCGCTGATAGCGAGCTTAGGACAGCGCCGGAAACACTTGTCGGGGACGCTTTCAGTGCCGAGCATGAAATtttgcgaaagtgaaactatttacgaaaatgatcgctcgagaaaaCTGCCTAACGAAAGCTCCGTCTCCTTTTCAGATGAC
It includes:
- the LOC119434364 gene encoding integral membrane protein 2B-like; the protein is MQVRHFRGWCGVPYVSDSKMPPVMSGSDFLRQSSNGAYGSSPEVANSIVDPVRDNNIFQERFDLDLEYEQYEEIEVPDFSHGRRGRFIHDFAANKTGIVDVEGRRCFVMPLNRSLVLPPHSLFDLIVKMRAGYYDVDTEIVRERMRVVTPPILDFRDVGYYITRECSSLPTYRLERMTVPVFKRSLGQSDRATFVEFAGNKVGEIEIVNIDEAVGAGSSQA